One window from the genome of Trabulsiella odontotermitis encodes:
- the kduI gene encoding 5-dehydro-4-deoxy-D-glucuronate isomerase: MDVRQSIHSAHAKTLDTQGLRDEFLVEKVFVADEYTMVYSHIDRIIVGGIMPVSKTVSVGGEVGKQLGVSYFLERRELGVINIGGPGTITVDGKCYEIGHRDALYVGKGAKEVVFASVDRAKPAKFYYNCAPAHMTYPTKKVTPADVAPVTLGDNLTSNRRTINKYFVPDVLETCQLSMGLTVLEPGNLWNTMPCHTHERRMEVYLYFNMDDDACVFHMMGQPQETRHIVMHNEQAVISPSWSIHSGVGTRAYTFIWGMVGENQVFDDMDHVAVKDLR; this comes from the coding sequence GTGGACGTCAGACAAAGCATCCATAGTGCGCATGCAAAAACGCTTGATACCCAGGGACTGCGCGACGAATTTTTAGTTGAGAAAGTATTTGTCGCGGATGAATACACCATGGTTTACAGCCACATCGACCGCATCATCGTCGGTGGGATCATGCCGGTCAGCAAAACGGTCTCTGTTGGTGGCGAAGTCGGTAAACAGTTGGGTGTCAGCTACTTCCTTGAGCGCCGCGAACTGGGCGTGATCAACATCGGTGGCCCGGGCACGATTACTGTTGACGGCAAATGCTACGAGATTGGTCATCGCGACGCGCTGTACGTCGGCAAGGGCGCGAAAGAGGTGGTTTTCGCCAGCGTTGACCGCGCAAAACCGGCAAAGTTTTATTACAACTGCGCGCCGGCGCACATGACGTATCCAACCAAAAAAGTGACGCCGGCAGACGTTGCGCCCGTCACGCTTGGCGATAATCTCACCAGCAACCGTCGCACCATCAACAAATATTTCGTGCCGGATGTACTGGAAACCTGCCAGCTCAGCATGGGCCTGACGGTGCTGGAGCCGGGCAACCTGTGGAATACCATGCCCTGCCATACCCACGAACGCCGTATGGAAGTGTACCTGTACTTCAACATGGACGATGATGCCTGCGTGTTCCACATGATGGGGCAGCCGCAGGAGACGCGTCACATCGTGATGCACAACGAGCAGGCGGTGATTTCCCCGAGCTGGTCAATCCATTCCGGCGTGGGTACCCGCGCTTACACCTTCATCTGGGGAATGGTAGGCGAAAATCAGGTCTTTGATGATATGGACCACGTCGCGGTAAAAGATCTGCGCTAG
- the kduD gene encoding 2-dehydro-3-deoxy-D-gluconate 5-dehydrogenase KduD → MILNDFSLQGKVAIVTGCDTGLGQGMALGLAEAGCDIVGINLVEPTETIERVTALGRRFLSLTADLRAIDRVPELLERAVAEFGHVDILVNNAGLIRRTDAIDFSEKDWDDVMNLNIKTVFFMSQAVAKQFIAQGKGGKIINIASMLSFQGGIRVPSYTASKSAVMGVTRLLANEWAKHGINVNAIAPGYMATNNTQQLRSDEQRSAEILDRIPAGRWGLPSDLKGPIVFLASPASDYINGYTIAVDGGWLAR, encoded by the coding sequence ATGATTTTGAATGACTTCTCCCTGCAGGGAAAAGTGGCCATCGTGACCGGTTGTGATACGGGTCTGGGTCAGGGGATGGCGCTGGGTCTGGCGGAAGCGGGCTGCGACATCGTCGGGATTAACCTGGTTGAGCCGACTGAAACCATTGAGCGCGTTACCGCGCTGGGGCGTCGCTTCCTGAGCCTGACCGCCGATCTGCGTGCGATTGATCGCGTGCCTGAACTGCTGGAGCGCGCGGTGGCTGAATTCGGCCATGTCGACATTCTGGTCAACAACGCGGGCCTGATCCGTCGTACGGACGCCATCGACTTCAGCGAAAAAGACTGGGACGACGTCATGAACCTGAACATCAAAACGGTGTTCTTTATGTCTCAGGCGGTGGCGAAGCAGTTCATTGCCCAGGGCAAAGGCGGCAAAATCATTAACATCGCCTCCATGCTCTCCTTCCAGGGCGGCATCCGCGTTCCGTCTTATACCGCATCGAAGAGTGCGGTGATGGGTGTAACTCGTCTGCTGGCAAACGAGTGGGCGAAACATGGCATCAACGTTAATGCGATTGCGCCGGGCTACATGGCAACCAACAATACGCAACAGCTGCGTTCGGATGAGCAGCGCAGTGCGGAAATCCTTGACCGTATTCCGGCCGGACGTTGGGGCCTGCCGAGCGATCTGAAAGGGCCGATTGTCTTTTTAGCCTCTCCGGCTTCTGACTACATCAACGGCTATACCATCGCTGTGGATGGTGGCTGGCTGGCGCGCTAA
- the wzz(fepE) gene encoding LPS O-antigen length regulator Wzz(fepE), with product MSSLEIKSSNVPEFAHYPPATSRSGEIDLLSLIDTLWCAKRHILSCVLGFAFAGLLVSFLLPQKWTSNAVITPAESTQWNTLRQTLVNLQVLDVNTSIDRGEAFSLFIKKFRSQLLLEEYIKSTPMLMEQFENTQVDPMELHRAIVAISEKMKAVDDSSNKKSDPQPYSSWTLSFTAPNPQEAQSILDGYIQFVAKQVVEQTMDDVRNALALKTKTEKEALDLERAKLNNLHEAKIKRLNYSLEVAKAAGISKPVFSNGQAVKDDPDFSVSLGADGIARKLEIEKSIADVSELNGNLRNREYVLEQLEKLNIENVTFPVFKYQLSASMPVKKDGPGKSLVVLLAALLGGMVACGGILLRQAMKMREPSLKVV from the coding sequence ATGTCTTCATTGGAAATCAAATCAAGCAACGTTCCAGAATTTGCGCATTATCCGCCTGCAACCTCGCGTTCCGGGGAGATCGATCTTCTCAGTCTCATTGATACGTTATGGTGTGCGAAGCGGCATATTCTGTCCTGCGTTCTGGGATTCGCCTTCGCCGGGCTTCTGGTCTCTTTCCTGCTTCCGCAAAAGTGGACCAGTAACGCGGTGATTACCCCTGCGGAATCCACGCAATGGAACACCCTGCGCCAGACGCTGGTTAACCTGCAGGTGCTTGATGTGAATACCAGCATCGACCGTGGCGAGGCGTTCAGCCTGTTTATCAAAAAATTCCGTTCCCAGTTGCTGCTGGAAGAGTACATCAAGTCCACACCGATGCTCATGGAGCAGTTTGAGAACACCCAGGTTGACCCAATGGAACTCCACCGGGCGATTGTGGCAATTTCCGAGAAGATGAAAGCGGTCGATGACAGCAGCAACAAAAAGAGCGATCCGCAACCCTATAGCTCCTGGACGCTGAGTTTTACCGCCCCCAATCCGCAGGAAGCGCAAAGCATTCTCGATGGTTACATTCAGTTTGTCGCAAAGCAGGTTGTTGAGCAGACGATGGATGACGTACGCAACGCGCTGGCGCTGAAAACCAAAACCGAGAAAGAAGCGCTCGATCTTGAACGGGCAAAACTCAACAATCTCCATGAAGCGAAAATTAAACGCCTGAATTATTCACTGGAAGTGGCGAAAGCGGCTGGCATTTCGAAGCCGGTTTTCAGCAACGGCCAGGCGGTAAAAGATGACCCTGATTTCTCCGTGTCGCTCGGCGCTGACGGTATCGCCCGTAAACTTGAAATCGAGAAATCCATTGCTGACGTTTCTGAGCTGAACGGCAATCTGCGTAACCGGGAATATGTGTTGGAGCAACTGGAAAAACTGAATATCGAAAACGTGACCTTCCCGGTCTTCAAGTATCAGCTTTCCGCGTCAATGCCGGTGAAAAAAGACGGCCCGGGCAAATCGCTCGTTGTGCTGCTCGCCGCGCTGCTCGGGGGAATGGTAGCCTGTGGTGGCATTCTGCTACGTCAGGCGATGAAAATGCGCGAACCGTCGCTGAAGGTGGTTTGA
- a CDS encoding aspartate/glutamate racemase codes for MKTIGLLGGMSWESTIPYYRLINEGIKQQLGGLHSAKIVLHSVDFHEIEVCQSSNQWDKAGEMLADAAQGLVKAGAEGIVLCTNTMHKVADAVESRCAVPFLHIADATGRAIAKQGMTRVALLGTRYTMEQDFYRGRLESEFGLETLIPDASEREQINRIIFEELCLGSFTQPSRDRYLKVIERLALQGAEGVIFGCTEIGLLVPVEQSPVPVFDTAAIHAADAVEFMLS; via the coding sequence ATGAAAACGATTGGATTACTGGGCGGCATGAGTTGGGAATCAACCATTCCTTATTATCGCCTGATCAATGAAGGTATTAAGCAGCAACTCGGTGGGCTGCATTCGGCGAAAATCGTGCTGCATAGCGTCGATTTCCATGAGATTGAAGTTTGCCAGTCGAGTAATCAGTGGGATAAAGCTGGCGAGATGCTGGCCGATGCCGCGCAGGGGCTGGTAAAGGCGGGCGCCGAAGGGATTGTGCTCTGTACTAATACGATGCACAAAGTCGCAGATGCCGTTGAATCGCGCTGTGCCGTGCCTTTTTTGCATATCGCCGATGCGACCGGGCGGGCGATTGCAAAACAGGGGATGACGCGCGTGGCGCTACTCGGCACCCGCTACACCATGGAACAGGATTTTTATCGCGGGCGGCTGGAATCCGAATTCGGACTGGAAACGTTGATCCCCGACGCCAGCGAGCGCGAGCAGATCAACCGCATCATTTTTGAAGAGCTGTGCCTCGGCAGTTTCACGCAGCCATCACGCGACAGGTACCTGAAAGTGATTGAACGGCTGGCGCTGCAGGGCGCGGAAGGGGTGATCTTCGGCTGCACCGAAATTGGCCTGCTGGTGCCGGTGGAACAAAGCCCGGTGCCAGTTTTTGATACCGCAGCGATCCATGCCGCGGATGCCGTCGAATTTATGCTGTCGTAG
- a CDS encoding LysR family transcriptional regulator, producing the protein MATVNLRHIEIFHAVMTAGNLTEAARLLNTSQPTVSRELARFEKVLGLTLFERSRGRLHPTVQGLRLFEEVQRSWYGLDRIISAAEGLREFRQGELSIVCLPVFSQSFLPALLQPFLARYPEVSLQIVPQESPLLEEWLSAQRHDLGLTETLQTPAGTERTPLLTLNEVCVLPHNHPLAAKTELTPADFHGENYISLSRTDSYRQLLDSLFTEHQVKRRMVVETHSAASVCSLVRAGAGISVVNPMTALDYAASGVVVRRFSVAVPFTVSLIRPLHRPASALVEAFSQHLQAHLSLITQPLDAVLNHATTA; encoded by the coding sequence ATGGCGACGGTCAACCTGCGTCATATTGAAATCTTTCATGCGGTGATGACTGCGGGCAATCTGACCGAGGCGGCGCGTCTGCTGAATACCTCGCAGCCCACCGTCAGCCGTGAGCTGGCGCGCTTTGAAAAAGTGCTGGGATTAACCCTGTTTGAGCGCTCGCGTGGCCGTCTGCACCCAACAGTGCAAGGGCTACGGTTGTTCGAGGAAGTGCAGCGCTCATGGTACGGGCTCGACAGGATCATCAGCGCCGCAGAAGGGCTGCGCGAGTTTCGCCAGGGCGAACTCTCCATCGTCTGTCTGCCGGTCTTTTCGCAATCCTTTTTACCCGCGCTATTACAGCCTTTTCTGGCGCGTTATCCCGAGGTAAGTCTGCAAATTGTGCCGCAGGAATCGCCGTTACTGGAGGAGTGGCTTTCCGCCCAGCGCCATGATCTGGGCTTAACGGAAACCTTACAGACGCCCGCCGGAACGGAACGCACACCGCTACTGACGCTAAATGAAGTCTGCGTATTACCGCACAATCACCCGCTGGCGGCCAAAACCGAGCTGACGCCAGCGGATTTTCATGGCGAAAATTACATCAGTCTGTCGCGCACTGACAGTTACCGTCAGCTACTTGACTCGCTGTTTACCGAGCATCAGGTGAAGCGGCGAATGGTGGTGGAAACGCACAGCGCGGCATCGGTATGCTCGCTGGTGCGGGCTGGCGCAGGGATCTCAGTGGTCAACCCGATGACCGCCCTCGACTATGCCGCCAGCGGCGTGGTTGTGCGCCGCTTCAGCGTGGCGGTGCCGTTTACCGTGAGCCTGATTCGCCCGCTCCACCGACCCGCCTCGGCGCTGGTCGAGGCCTTTTCGCAGCACTTACAGGCTCACCTGTCGTTGATCACGCAACCGCTGGACGCGGTGCTGAACCACGCTACGACAGCATAA
- the lysA gene encoding diaminopimelate decarboxylase, translated as MPRPLYNTDTSLNAENLLRLPAEFGCPVWVYDAQIIRQQIAQLSQFDVVRFAQKACSNVHILQLMREQGVKVDSVSLGEIERALVAGFDPKTRPDDIVFTADVLDNETQARVAELGIPVNAGSVDMLEQLGAASPGHRVWLRINPGFGHGHSQKTNTGGENSKHGIWHSDLPLALAAIQRYQLKLVGIHMHIGSGVDYAHLEQVCGAMVEQVLAFGQDLDAISAGGGLSIPYREGDETIDTQHYYGLWNAAREKIAKHLGHPVKLEIEPGRFLVAEAGVLVAQVRSVKTMGRRHFVLIDAGFNDLMRPAMYGSYHHISALPADGRDLRHAPLIDTVVAGPLCESGDVFTQQEGGKVETRPLPAVVPGDYLVLHDTGAYGASMSSNYNSRPLLPEVLFDGGKARLIRRRQTIQELMALELL; from the coding sequence ATGCCACGCCCACTGTACAACACCGATACCAGCCTTAATGCAGAAAACCTGCTGCGCTTGCCCGCGGAATTTGGTTGCCCGGTCTGGGTATATGACGCGCAGATTATCCGCCAGCAAATCGCCCAGCTCAGTCAGTTTGATGTGGTGCGTTTTGCGCAGAAAGCCTGCTCCAACGTGCATATTTTACAACTGATGCGTGAGCAGGGCGTGAAGGTGGATTCCGTGTCGCTGGGCGAAATCGAACGTGCGCTGGTGGCGGGGTTTGATCCGAAAACCCGCCCGGATGACATCGTGTTTACCGCTGACGTGCTGGATAACGAAACCCAGGCACGGGTGGCGGAGCTGGGGATCCCGGTCAACGCCGGTTCGGTGGATATGCTCGAACAACTGGGTGCCGCGTCGCCGGGACATCGCGTCTGGTTACGCATCAACCCAGGCTTCGGGCATGGTCACAGCCAGAAGACCAACACCGGCGGCGAGAACAGCAAACACGGGATCTGGCACAGCGATCTGCCGCTGGCGTTGGCGGCGATCCAACGCTATCAACTGAAGCTGGTGGGCATTCATATGCATATCGGTTCCGGCGTGGATTATGCGCATCTTGAGCAGGTATGCGGCGCGATGGTGGAACAGGTGCTTGCCTTTGGGCAGGATCTGGACGCCATCTCCGCCGGTGGCGGGCTTTCCATCCCTTATCGTGAAGGGGACGAAACCATCGACACACAGCACTACTATGGTCTGTGGAACGCCGCGCGGGAGAAAATCGCGAAGCACCTTGGTCATCCGGTGAAACTGGAGATTGAACCGGGTCGTTTCCTGGTGGCGGAAGCCGGTGTACTGGTGGCGCAGGTTCGCAGCGTGAAAACGATGGGGCGCCGTCACTTTGTGCTGATCGATGCGGGCTTTAACGATCTGATGCGCCCGGCGATGTACGGCAGTTATCACCATATTTCGGCGTTACCGGCGGATGGTCGCGATTTGCGCCATGCGCCGCTGATTGACACCGTGGTGGCCGGACCGCTGTGCGAATCGGGGGACGTCTTTACCCAGCAGGAAGGCGGCAAAGTGGAAACCCGCCCGTTGCCCGCCGTCGTTCCGGGGGATTATCTGGTGCTGCACGATACCGGGGCGTATGGCGCGTCAATGTCATCCAACTACAACAGCCGTCCGCTGCTGCCGGAAGTGCTGTTTGACGGTGGCAAAGCGCGGTTGATCCGTCGTCGTCAGACCATTCAGGAATTGATGGCGCTGGAGCTGTTGTAA
- a CDS encoding LacI family DNA-binding transcriptional regulator, with amino-acid sequence MATMLDVSLRAGVSKATVSRVLNGTGQVKESTRQQVFKAMEELGYRPNFLARSLANRTSNSIGLVVSTFDGFYFGRLLQQASRQTESHGKQLIVTDGHDTPEREEQAVQMLADRQCDAIILYTRYMSEKAIMALVESIPMPLVVINRDVAQARDRCVFFEQQDAAFQAVEYLISQGHRDIACITVPIHTPTGKARLEGYRNALKKHGIPWDAAKVKYGDSSMTRGYELCRELLDDNTRFSALFACNDDMALGASKALHQAGLHIPQDISLFGFDDAPSAKWLEPGLSTVYLPIDNMIVTAIEQAIKLANHQPIETIPPFTGTLVLRDSVTVGPYNSSSAINS; translated from the coding sequence ATGGCAACAATGCTGGATGTCTCACTGCGCGCTGGCGTGTCGAAAGCGACCGTATCCCGCGTACTGAACGGCACAGGTCAGGTGAAAGAGAGCACCCGTCAGCAGGTATTTAAGGCGATGGAGGAGCTGGGCTATCGACCCAACTTTCTGGCACGATCTCTGGCTAACCGAACCAGCAACAGCATTGGCCTGGTGGTTTCCACCTTCGACGGCTTCTATTTTGGCCGTTTGCTGCAACAGGCGTCGCGGCAGACGGAATCCCACGGTAAACAGTTGATCGTCACCGACGGTCACGACACTCCGGAGCGGGAAGAGCAGGCAGTGCAGATGCTCGCCGACCGGCAGTGCGATGCCATCATTCTCTATACCCGCTACATGAGCGAAAAAGCGATCATGGCGCTGGTGGAGTCGATCCCGATGCCACTGGTGGTGATCAACCGCGATGTGGCGCAGGCCAGAGACCGCTGCGTGTTCTTCGAACAGCAGGATGCCGCGTTCCAGGCGGTGGAATATCTCATCTCACAGGGCCATCGTGACATCGCCTGCATCACCGTGCCCATTCACACACCGACCGGGAAAGCACGTCTGGAAGGTTACCGCAACGCGCTGAAAAAACACGGCATTCCGTGGGATGCGGCGAAAGTGAAATACGGCGATTCCAGCATGACGCGCGGTTATGAACTGTGCCGCGAACTGCTGGACGACAACACCCGCTTCAGCGCCCTCTTCGCCTGTAACGACGACATGGCGCTGGGAGCGTCAAAAGCGCTGCACCAGGCGGGGCTGCACATTCCGCAGGATATTTCCCTGTTCGGTTTCGACGATGCGCCAAGCGCAAAATGGCTGGAGCCGGGGTTGTCGACGGTCTATTTGCCCATCGACAACATGATTGTGACGGCCATTGAACAGGCGATTAAGCTCGCGAACCATCAACCGATCGAAACGATCCCGCCGTTCACCGGTACGCTGGTGCTGCGGGATTCGGTGACCGTCGGGCCTTACAACAGCTCCAGCGCCATCAATTCCTGA
- a CDS encoding GNAT family N-acetyltransferase encodes MKIQPLYDAPHHAEQVTDWLWQAFGDPLPREFFASIIRHSQTPDALPLTFIATEGDTLLGTVGLWRCDLISRQDLWPWMAALYVAETARGAGLAGKLQRYVIDYAREKGYAQLHLYSACRDFYERFGWQYLGDGLDYPATAVHLYRYDLSPSAGASTE; translated from the coding sequence GTGAAAATCCAGCCGCTTTATGACGCGCCTCACCATGCAGAGCAGGTAACCGACTGGCTCTGGCAGGCTTTCGGCGATCCGCTGCCGAGGGAATTTTTCGCCAGCATTATTCGCCACAGCCAGACGCCGGACGCGCTACCGCTAACGTTCATCGCCACCGAGGGTGACACGCTGCTGGGTACCGTGGGGCTATGGCGCTGCGATTTAATCAGCCGTCAGGATTTGTGGCCATGGATGGCGGCGTTGTATGTTGCTGAGACGGCGCGCGGTGCGGGGCTGGCGGGAAAACTTCAGCGCTACGTTATCGACTATGCCCGCGAGAAAGGTTACGCGCAGTTGCATCTGTACTCGGCCTGTCGGGATTTTTACGAGCGCTTCGGCTGGCAATACCTCGGCGATGGCCTGGATTACCCGGCCACCGCCGTGCATCTTTATCGTTACGATCTTTCGCCATCGGCAGGTGCCAGCACTGAGTGA